In the Staphylococcus condimenti genome, one interval contains:
- the tagH gene encoding teichoic acids export ABC transporter ATP-binding subunit TagH — MKDISVKMENITKEYRIYRNNKERVKDALIPNHKNKTFYALNDVSITAYKGDIIGLVGINGSGKSTLSNIIGGSLSNTSGEIEKHGEVSVIAINAGLNAQLTGLENIEFKMLCMGFKPKEIKELTPKIIEFSELGEFIYQPVKKYSSGMRAKLGFSINVTIDPDILVIDEALSVGDQTFTQKSLDKIHEFKEADKTIFFVSHNIGQVREFCTKIAWIEGGRLKEFGDVDDILPKYEQFLKDFRKKSKAQQKEFKQELDKSRFVMK; from the coding sequence ATGAAAGATATATCTGTAAAGATGGAAAATATAACAAAAGAATATCGTATTTATCGTAATAATAAAGAAAGAGTCAAAGATGCTCTCATTCCCAACCATAAAAATAAAACTTTTTACGCATTAAATGATGTTTCTATAACAGCTTATAAGGGCGATATTATTGGATTAGTAGGTATCAATGGTTCTGGGAAATCAACACTAAGCAATATCATCGGTGGCTCATTATCTAATACAAGCGGAGAAATTGAAAAACACGGCGAAGTCAGCGTCATTGCCATCAATGCTGGATTGAATGCGCAATTGACAGGTTTAGAAAATATTGAATTCAAAATGTTATGCATGGGATTCAAACCTAAAGAAATAAAAGAACTTACACCTAAAATTATTGAATTCAGTGAGTTAGGTGAATTTATTTATCAACCTGTTAAGAAATATTCTAGCGGTATGCGTGCAAAATTAGGTTTTTCAATAAACGTTACAATTGATCCGGATATCTTGGTAATCGATGAAGCATTATCGGTTGGCGATCAAACTTTCACACAGAAATCATTAGATAAAATCCATGAATTTAAAGAAGCAGATAAAACCATCTTCTTTGTCAGCCATAATATTGGGCAAGTGCGTGAATTCTGTACAAAAATTGCATGGATTGAAGGCGGAAGACTTAAAGAATTCGGTGATGTAGATGACATTCTGCCAAAATACGAACAGTTCCTAAAAGATTTTAGAAAAAAATCTAAAGCACAACAAAAAGAGTTTAAACAAGAATTAGACAAATCACGATTTGTAATGAAATAA
- a CDS encoding IS1182 family transposase, whose product MYKNYNMSQISLPLTTEFTFSESDTASIVNEIVEKIPETAFDNYKNHRGAPSHNPRMMLKIILYAYSNSIFSGRKIEFALKDSIRFMWLAQEQQPSYRTINRFRSDSRTNKLIKDCFVVFRTFLVENQYIDEEAVYIDGTKIEADANKYSLVWRANTERYSKANLEKSEAAYEELLQKEIIPNIKEESSKEIQSHELEAIEDCLNKKVEELTDDIESSNDTEQRKILRSERTELKKHKKVITECKEKKEKYEEQKKILGTRNSYSKTDNDATFMRMKDDHMRNGQLKPAYNIQVGTNNQFALAVGVYQNPTDTRTLENFLNRIQEVNSDIPEYIVCDAGYGSESNYGIVIDIFNRTPVMPYGMFLKEQKRKYKNNPFNSLNWNYDEKDDRYICPNNKILFFSGYRYSTDKYGYQRQFKEYKCYDCIDCPLRQECMNPKAKPDTLKTIRRNMVWEFYKQFTREKLSDPKTSSIYSKRKTDVETFFGNLKANLGFTRMSVRGIEKVETEVSIACMATNLKKLTALRADFFFKLYKKGRFSFSIVKIVLFSGF is encoded by the coding sequence ATGTATAAAAATTATAACATGTCTCAAATCTCTCTGCCACTGACAACAGAATTTACGTTTTCCGAAAGTGATACTGCCAGCATAGTTAATGAAATCGTCGAAAAAATCCCTGAAACAGCTTTCGACAACTATAAAAATCACAGAGGCGCCCCTTCTCACAATCCACGCATGATGCTTAAAATAATATTGTATGCTTATAGTAATTCGATATTTTCCGGACGGAAAATAGAATTTGCATTAAAAGACAGTATTAGGTTTATGTGGTTGGCACAAGAACAGCAACCTTCTTATCGAACAATCAACCGTTTTCGTTCTGACTCCAGAACAAATAAGTTAATAAAAGATTGTTTTGTAGTTTTCAGAACTTTTTTAGTCGAAAATCAATATATTGATGAAGAAGCCGTTTATATAGATGGTACTAAAATCGAAGCTGATGCCAATAAGTATTCGTTGGTTTGGAGAGCGAATACTGAACGCTACAGCAAAGCCAACTTGGAAAAGTCGGAAGCTGCGTATGAAGAATTATTACAAAAGGAAATCATACCGAATATAAAAGAAGAGTCTTCAAAGGAAATACAATCTCATGAATTAGAAGCAATCGAAGATTGTTTGAATAAGAAGGTTGAAGAACTGACTGATGATATTGAATCCAGCAATGATACTGAACAAAGAAAAATATTGAGATCAGAACGCACTGAATTAAAAAAGCATAAGAAAGTAATTACAGAATGTAAAGAGAAAAAAGAAAAGTACGAGGAACAAAAGAAGATTTTAGGTACAAGAAATAGTTATTCCAAAACTGATAATGATGCCACCTTTATGCGAATGAAAGATGATCATATGAGAAACGGTCAATTAAAACCAGCATACAATATTCAAGTAGGTACAAATAATCAATTTGCTTTGGCAGTAGGTGTATATCAAAATCCGACGGATACAAGAACTTTAGAAAATTTTTTAAACAGGATTCAAGAAGTTAATAGTGACATTCCTGAGTATATAGTATGTGATGCAGGGTATGGCAGCGAAAGCAATTATGGAATAGTTATAGATATATTTAACAGAACTCCTGTAATGCCGTACGGCATGTTTTTAAAAGAACAAAAAAGAAAATATAAAAACAACCCATTCAATTCATTAAATTGGAATTACGACGAAAAAGATGACAGGTATATATGCCCGAACAATAAAATTCTATTCTTCTCTGGATACAGATACAGTACTGATAAATATGGATATCAGAGACAATTCAAAGAATATAAATGTTATGACTGCATAGATTGTCCGCTTAGACAAGAATGTATGAATCCAAAAGCCAAACCGGATACATTAAAAACAATTCGTCGAAATATGGTTTGGGAATTTTATAAGCAGTTCACTAGAGAAAAGCTTTCAGATCCGAAAACATCATCAATTTACAGCAAAAGAAAAACTGATGTTGAAACATTTTTCGGTAATTTGAAGGCTAATTTGGGTTTCACTCGAATGTCTGTAAGGGGCATTGAAAAAGTTGAAACCGAAGTTAGTATTGCTTGTATGGCAACAAACTTAAAGAAATTAACAGCTCTACGAGCTGATTTTTTCTTTAAATTATATAAAAAAGGACGATTTTCATTTTCAATTGTGAAAATCGTCCTTTTTTCGGGATTCTAG
- the tagD gene encoding glycerol-3-phosphate cytidylyltransferase — protein MKRVITYGTYDLLHYGHIELLRRAREMGDYLIVALSSDEFNRIKNKKSYYNYEQRKMMLESIRYVDLVIPEEDWGQKERDVERYDVDTFVMGHDWEGEFDFLKDKCEVIYLKRTEGISTTQIKKELYGKDAK, from the coding sequence ATGAAACGTGTTATCACATATGGAACATATGACTTGTTGCATTATGGTCATATTGAATTACTTAGAAGAGCAAGAGAAATGGGCGATTATTTAATTGTTGCACTTTCTTCTGACGAATTTAACCGTATTAAAAATAAAAAATCATATTACAATTACGAACAACGTAAAATGATGTTAGAATCTATTCGCTATGTAGATCTCGTTATTCCAGAAGAAGATTGGGGTCAAAAAGAACGCGATGTAGAACGTTATGATGTAGATACCTTTGTCATGGGACATGACTGGGAAGGTGAATTCGATTTCCTTAAAGACAAGTGCGAAGTGATTTACCTTAAACGTACAGAAGGAATTTCTACGACTCAAATTAAGAAAGAATTATATGGTAAAGATGCGAAGTAA
- a CDS encoding aspartate aminotransferase family protein yields MTRAQEIFERDEKYFARAGRIPYYPLIIDHAHGAVLTDVDGKKYIDLLSSASSQNIGHTPERVVKAIQAQTEKMIHYTPAYMYHEPLAELAEKICSISPGDFEKRVIFGLTGSDACDGIIKFARAYTGRPNVISFTNAYHGSTYGSISLSAISLNMRRKIGPLLPGVHHIPFPDSYRGMFNSTEPNTVDEYLAPLKEMFEKYLPPEEVACIMLETIQGDGGLLEPVPGYFEALEKLCREHGILLAVDDIQQGMGRTGKWSSIEHFNFEPDLVAYGKSLAGGMPMSAIVGREEIMSSLDAPAHLFTMGANPVSCAAAVATLEMMKEENLVEEAARKGEYAKSRMKAWENQYEFIGNVRGLGLSIGVDIVTDKQSKTRDNDAALKICNRCYERGVVIIAVAGNVLRFQPPLVITDEELNQALTILEETFEELEQGKLEAYQVTGQGW; encoded by the coding sequence ATGACAAGAGCACAGGAGATATTTGAACGTGATGAAAAATATTTTGCAAGAGCAGGTCGTATTCCGTACTACCCGCTTATTATTGATCACGCTCATGGAGCAGTTTTAACAGACGTCGATGGAAAAAAGTATATTGATTTGTTATCTAGTGCAAGTTCTCAAAATATTGGACACACACCAGAACGTGTTGTAAAAGCAATACAAGCACAAACAGAAAAGATGATTCATTACACACCTGCATATATGTATCATGAACCTTTAGCAGAACTTGCTGAAAAAATCTGTAGTATATCACCTGGAGATTTTGAAAAACGCGTTATATTCGGTTTAACAGGTTCAGATGCTTGTGACGGTATTATAAAATTTGCCCGCGCTTATACCGGAAGACCTAACGTAATTAGTTTTACGAACGCTTATCATGGTTCAACGTATGGATCAATTTCTTTATCAGCAATCAGTTTAAATATGAGAAGAAAAATCGGGCCATTATTACCAGGTGTTCACCACATTCCTTTTCCTGACAGTTATCGGGGGATGTTTAACAGTACAGAACCAAATACTGTAGATGAGTACTTAGCACCTTTAAAAGAAATGTTTGAAAAATATCTGCCTCCTGAAGAAGTTGCATGTATCATGTTAGAAACAATACAAGGAGACGGCGGATTATTAGAACCCGTGCCTGGTTATTTCGAAGCTTTAGAAAAATTGTGTCGCGAACATGGCATTCTTTTAGCTGTAGATGATATTCAGCAAGGTATGGGACGTACAGGCAAATGGAGTTCTATTGAGCATTTTAATTTTGAACCTGATTTAGTTGCTTATGGTAAATCATTAGCAGGCGGTATGCCGATGTCGGCCATAGTTGGCAGAGAAGAAATCATGAGTAGTTTAGATGCGCCTGCTCACTTATTTACAATGGGGGCTAATCCAGTAAGCTGTGCAGCAGCTGTTGCAACTTTAGAAATGATGAAAGAAGAAAATTTAGTGGAGGAAGCAGCAAGAAAAGGTGAATATGCGAAATCACGTATGAAAGCATGGGAAAATCAATATGAATTTATTGGCAATGTTCGTGGTTTAGGTCTATCTATCGGTGTAGATATTGTTACAGATAAACAGTCTAAAACACGTGATAACGATGCTGCATTAAAGATTTGTAATCGATGCTATGAACGTGGTGTTGTGATTATTGCTGTAGCAGGAAATGTCTTAAGATTCCAACCGCCACTTGTAATTACTGATGAGGAACTCAATCAAGCATTGACTATCTTAGAAGAAACATTTGAAGAACTTGAACAAGGAAAATTAGAAGCTTATCAAGTTACAGGACAAGGATGGTAA
- a CDS encoding membrane protein: MEQQIDWKNVLKLSGAYMAYLIGSGFATGQEVMQFFASYGKAGIAGIILSAILFCSLGVTLMTRGYELQLEHPGDIFRVYCGKIIGRLIEYFTLLFLFCIVVIMISGTGAIAHEHFGIPAIVGLLGMGIITMITVIFGLNKLVDIIGAVGPVIVVLTIAICLVVFFKNIGSLPSLDTLPQAAKDLQPAGHWWQSSILFFCYNILAGTIFFTQLGQQSGSKKEAAAAGILGGAGLMLAVLAMVVAMFAHYNHVLKLEVPVLYLGDTISPWVAIVFSICILLGIYSTTAPMYWLIKNEFMRIFPAKFGVIVTIVLGIVFMLGGSLPFGKLVAIIYPFVGYVGLAVVIIIFVRTIWAKMNPQKSKV, translated from the coding sequence ATGGAACAACAAATAGATTGGAAGAATGTATTGAAGTTAAGCGGAGCTTATATGGCATACTTAATCGGATCTGGTTTTGCTACGGGGCAAGAAGTGATGCAGTTTTTCGCTTCATATGGTAAAGCAGGTATCGCAGGTATCATTTTAAGTGCAATTTTGTTTTGCTCTTTAGGTGTAACACTGATGACAAGAGGCTATGAATTGCAATTAGAACATCCAGGGGATATTTTCAGGGTATATTGTGGTAAAATTATCGGACGATTGATTGAATATTTTACGTTGCTGTTCTTATTCTGTATTGTGGTTATTATGATTTCCGGTACTGGAGCAATTGCACATGAACACTTTGGTATTCCTGCAATAGTTGGCTTGCTTGGGATGGGAATTATAACTATGATAACAGTGATTTTCGGATTGAATAAATTAGTAGATATTATTGGTGCAGTCGGTCCGGTGATTGTAGTTTTAACAATTGCTATTTGTTTGGTTGTATTCTTTAAAAATATCGGTTCGTTACCATCTTTAGATACATTGCCTCAAGCAGCTAAAGATTTACAACCGGCTGGTCATTGGTGGCAATCCAGTATTTTATTCTTTTGTTACAACATTTTGGCAGGTACGATTTTCTTTACACAATTAGGACAACAATCAGGAAGTAAGAAAGAAGCAGCAGCCGCTGGAATTTTAGGTGGCGCTGGTTTGATGTTGGCAGTATTGGCTATGGTCGTTGCGATGTTTGCACATTACAATCATGTATTGAAATTAGAAGTGCCCGTTTTATATTTAGGGGATACAATTAGTCCTTGGGTAGCTATTGTATTTTCTATTTGTATTTTACTTGGGATTTATTCAACAACAGCACCAATGTACTGGTTGATAAAGAATGAATTCATGCGAATATTTCCAGCTAAATTTGGGGTTATCGTAACGATAGTATTGGGTATTGTATTTATGCTTGGCGGATCGTTGCCTTTTGGAAAGCTGGTTGCTATTATATATCCATTCGTAGGATATGTAGGACTAGCAGTAGTAATTATTATTTTTGTACGAACGATTTGGGCGAAAATGAATCCGCAAAAATCTAAAGTTTAA
- a CDS encoding glycosyltransferase family 2 protein encodes MKISIIIPVYNSEEVVKRAVRSIDTKYNHEIICINDGSTDHTLQTLEELKKENKHIKIINQENKGAAASRNVGLSQMTGDVYMFLDADDEFLPSRIDLMARRYEANDDVEIVVGQTGRDYHGEWRTFPTHEEIKKDEVVNLSQCPAILQSIGPRDKMFSSRFKNLRFEEDIVFCEEHTYMAHAFNQARDIQLLPDIIAGYNMRENSITAQSVERFFPYMRDAYKVRQRVMDYLRMPNVQEYYSYRMDELIVSYMLQAYITAKPKVTQELLDVVIQYIEGMQKTHYDGNALFRIVKVMEGGAIGWTPAFYRQWREALNKVGIGRPNYVAFHLQLVPKIGVFRGRNALKKALKR; translated from the coding sequence ATGAAAATTTCTATAATTATTCCAGTATATAATTCAGAAGAAGTTGTGAAACGCGCAGTACGTTCTATTGATACAAAGTATAATCATGAGATTATTTGTATCAATGATGGGTCAACAGACCATACATTGCAAACATTAGAAGAATTGAAAAAAGAAAATAAGCATATAAAAATTATTAATCAAGAGAATAAAGGCGCAGCGGCAAGTCGTAATGTCGGATTATCTCAAATGACAGGCGATGTTTATATGTTTTTAGATGCGGATGATGAGTTTCTTCCAAGTCGTATAGATTTAATGGCCCGCCGTTATGAAGCTAATGATGATGTAGAAATTGTTGTAGGCCAAACAGGACGTGATTATCACGGCGAATGGCGTACGTTCCCTACACACGAAGAAATTAAAAAAGATGAAGTTGTGAATTTGTCGCAATGTCCTGCAATTTTACAATCGATTGGACCTCGAGATAAAATGTTCAGTTCACGTTTTAAAAATTTACGCTTTGAAGAAGATATCGTTTTTTGTGAAGAGCATACTTACATGGCACATGCATTTAACCAAGCAAGAGATATTCAATTATTGCCAGATATTATTGCTGGTTATAATATGCGTGAAAATTCGATTACTGCACAAAGTGTTGAACGATTCTTTCCTTATATGAGAGATGCGTATAAAGTGCGTCAACGTGTAATGGACTATTTAAGAATGCCAAATGTCCAAGAATACTATAGCTACCGTATGGATGAATTAATTGTAAGTTATATGTTGCAAGCATATATCACTGCTAAACCAAAAGTTACACAAGAATTATTGGATGTAGTGATTCAATATATCGAAGGTATGCAAAAAACTCATTATGATGGGAACGCACTTTTTAGAATTGTAAAAGTAATGGAAGGCGGCGCTATAGGCTGGACACCAGCGTTTTATCGACAATGGCGTGAAGCGCTTAATAAAGTAGGTATCGGACGACCGAATTACGTTGCATTCCATTTACAACTTGTACCGAAAATAGGTGTATTCAGAGGGCGTAATGCATTGAAAAAAGCCTTGAAAAGATAA
- the thrS gene encoding threonine--tRNA ligase gives MGNQVIVTLPDQRKLEVEQSTTLYQVAQQIGSSFAKKAAVASVDGELHDLNHQIEKDCQVEFFTYEDEEGLAAIRYTLSFLVGEAAVKHKVEVADFGVNKEQFYCDFKAENTLKAADLKEVAKTINKAISANHPIEIYEYSKLDALDLFKDNPFMQYHIEQGEEPVKVAVHGDYKAVINQPLVTNLSKVKNYKLQSISATNWLRDVNNESLQRIAGFAFADGEALEEHQAFIEKYEQVNHRRLGKELDIFSFSEYAPGMPFYAHNGQVIRLELQNMLRQLQFEADYEEVYTPFIMDETLWKNSGHWDHYQDNMYFTEVDEQTYALKPMNCPGHMLIYKNHLHSYRDLPIRMAEFGQVHRHELSGSLNGLFRVRTFNQDDAHIFVRRDQIESEILDVLGLIHKVYSVFGFDYSIELSTRPDDFMGEIELWDFAEQSLENVLNQHGFKYTVNEKDSAFYGPKIDIHIKDALGRSHQCGTVQLDFQMPEKFDLTFINQAGEKERPVVIHRAIYGSSDRFIGILLEHFGGNLPLWLAPVQMEVVPVNADLHLDAVKDLKRRLKKEGFRVELDLSDEKMGYKIRQAHLKKIPYTLVVGDNEVENGTVAVRKRGESEEHSVNVEDFVKQLKQEVDVLNKVQ, from the coding sequence ATGGGAAATCAAGTCATCGTAACTTTACCAGATCAACGCAAATTGGAGGTGGAACAAAGCACAACACTTTACCAAGTTGCACAACAAATCGGCAGTTCTTTTGCCAAAAAAGCAGCTGTAGCATCTGTAGATGGTGAATTACACGATTTGAATCATCAAATCGAGAAAGATTGCCAAGTTGAATTCTTTACTTATGAAGATGAAGAGGGCTTAGCAGCGATTCGTTATACTTTAAGTTTTTTAGTAGGGGAAGCAGCTGTGAAGCACAAAGTTGAAGTTGCAGATTTTGGTGTGAATAAAGAACAATTCTATTGTGATTTTAAAGCTGAAAACACATTGAAGGCCGCTGATTTAAAAGAAGTCGCAAAAACAATTAATAAAGCAATCAGTGCCAATCACCCTATTGAAATATATGAGTATTCAAAATTAGATGCATTAGATTTATTTAAAGATAATCCATTTATGCAGTATCACATTGAACAAGGTGAAGAACCTGTGAAAGTAGCTGTGCATGGAGATTATAAAGCAGTGATTAATCAACCACTTGTTACTAATTTATCTAAAGTTAAGAATTATAAATTGCAATCTATTTCAGCAACTAATTGGTTGCGCGATGTAAATAATGAATCATTGCAACGTATTGCTGGTTTTGCATTTGCTGATGGTGAAGCATTAGAAGAACACCAAGCTTTTATTGAAAAGTATGAACAAGTAAACCATCGTCGCTTAGGTAAAGAATTAGACATTTTCTCATTCTCAGAATATGCACCAGGTATGCCGTTTTATGCGCATAATGGACAAGTGATTCGTTTAGAATTACAAAATATGTTGAGACAATTGCAGTTTGAAGCAGATTATGAAGAAGTTTATACTCCGTTTATTATGGATGAAACTTTATGGAAAAACAGCGGTCACTGGGATCATTATCAAGATAATATGTACTTCACAGAAGTAGATGAACAAACTTATGCTTTAAAACCTATGAACTGTCCTGGTCACATGTTAATTTATAAAAATCATTTGCATTCTTATCGTGATTTGCCAATTCGCATGGCTGAATTCGGCCAAGTACATCGTCATGAATTAAGCGGTTCATTAAATGGTTTATTCCGTGTACGTACTTTCAACCAAGATGATGCACATATCTTTGTACGACGTGATCAAATTGAATCAGAAATTTTAGATGTTTTAGGATTGATTCATAAAGTTTATAGTGTCTTTGGTTTTGATTACAGTATTGAGCTATCTACTCGTCCAGATGACTTTATGGGCGAAATTGAATTATGGGATTTCGCAGAGCAATCTCTTGAGAATGTATTAAATCAACATGGATTTAAATATACTGTGAATGAAAAAGATAGTGCTTTCTATGGTCCGAAAATCGACATTCATATTAAGGATGCGTTAGGACGCAGCCATCAATGCGGTACTGTACAACTGGATTTCCAAATGCCTGAAAAATTCGATTTAACATTTATTAATCAAGCAGGTGAAAAAGAGCGTCCTGTTGTAATCCACCGTGCGATTTATGGATCAAGCGATCGATTTATCGGAATATTACTTGAACACTTTGGCGGCAATTTGCCGTTATGGCTTGCACCTGTACAAATGGAAGTTGTTCCAGTAAATGCAGATTTACATTTGGATGCAGTAAAAGATTTAAAACGCCGATTGAAAAAAGAAGGCTTCAGAGTGGAACTTGATTTGTCAGATGAAAAAATGGGCTATAAAATTCGTCAAGCGCATTTGAAAAAAATACCTTACACTCTTGTAGTCGGAGATAACGAAGTGGAGAATGGCACAGTAGCTGTTCGTAAACGTGGAGAATCTGAAGAACATAGTGTTAATGTCGAAGATTTTGTAAAACAGTTGAAACAAGAAGTTGATGTATTGAATAAAGTGCAATAA
- the tarB gene encoding teichoic acid glycerol-phosphate primase TarB, whose translation MRQIIKKVYLLIISVLNSAYKKRKINSNHIVVFMTFKEDVMPIIKRLSDEGYEITVIGKPLDKLSIKHLKNVDFIDNSNKMVFAQIHVLSTAKVIFVDNYYLLMGGFHKKKGQTVIQTWHAAGALKYFGLKDHAVDLTNKKMVDQYMKVYNATDRYLVGGKPMEICFTNAFGAKPYQMLQFGLPRMLQYFSKDLEAQKVALKNEYGIEGKLAVYVPTYREHYQANREINKEKFEAALPEYTLINKLHPAALKLGETSKIDTQRLFLMADVIITDYSSLAIEASLLNKPVLFYVYDQAEYETERGLNHFYWEIPETYKAYNEEDLLHKLQEGPEYYPPLFKEWHTFSTPDTLNEISNYIRELVKK comes from the coding sequence ATGAGACAAATCATAAAGAAGGTTTATCTGCTGATTATCAGCGTTTTAAATAGTGCGTATAAAAAAAGAAAAATAAATTCAAACCACATTGTCGTATTCATGACATTTAAAGAAGATGTCATGCCGATAATTAAAAGGTTGAGTGATGAAGGATATGAGATTACTGTTATAGGTAAACCTTTAGATAAGTTAAGCATTAAACACTTAAAAAATGTAGATTTCATTGATAATAGCAATAAAATGGTCTTTGCACAAATTCATGTGCTTTCTACTGCAAAGGTTATTTTTGTAGATAATTACTATTTATTGATGGGTGGTTTTCATAAGAAGAAAGGCCAAACAGTTATACAAACTTGGCATGCAGCAGGCGCATTAAAATATTTCGGTTTAAAAGATCATGCTGTAGATTTAACAAATAAAAAAATGGTTGATCAATATATGAAAGTGTATAATGCGACTGACCGTTATCTTGTAGGCGGTAAACCGATGGAAATTTGTTTTACCAATGCATTTGGAGCTAAACCTTATCAAATGCTGCAATTTGGTTTGCCTCGTATGCTGCAATATTTTTCTAAAGATTTAGAAGCACAAAAGGTTGCTTTGAAAAATGAATATGGTATTGAAGGAAAGTTGGCAGTTTACGTACCTACATATCGCGAGCATTATCAAGCCAATCGTGAGATTAATAAGGAGAAATTTGAAGCTGCGCTTCCAGAATATACTTTAATAAATAAATTGCATCCTGCAGCGCTTAAATTAGGAGAAACTTCTAAAATTGATACACAACGTTTGTTTTTAATGGCAGACGTAATTATCACAGATTATAGTTCATTAGCTATTGAGGCAAGTTTATTAAATAAACCTGTGTTATTTTATGTGTATGACCAAGCAGAATATGAAACAGAAAGAGGACTAAATCATTTTTATTGGGAAATTCCAGAAACATATAAGGCTTATAATGAAGAAGACTTGTTGCATAAATTACAAGAGGGACCTGAATATTATCCTCCTTTATTTAAAGAATGGCATACTTTCAGCACACCTGATACACTGAATGAAATATCAAACTATATTAGAGAATTGGTGAAAAAGTAA
- a CDS encoding DUF2294 domain-containing protein, which translates to MSYHFSSKQVIDIANKNTKNKTQEFANLVRAYRKAHIGKGPEQIKVFFKDNWAIAHMTGSLSKVENFYLRNTESKEFERMLKFGRTEEIKQLYNQHPPTEMEELVGAKFVKLFTDVNLEDDEVISIFVFDRSIE; encoded by the coding sequence ATGTCATATCATTTCTCAAGTAAGCAGGTGATTGATATAGCTAACAAGAATACTAAAAATAAAACTCAAGAATTTGCTAATCTCGTGCGTGCATATCGAAAAGCACATATTGGAAAAGGTCCAGAACAAATTAAAGTTTTCTTTAAAGATAACTGGGCAATTGCACATATGACAGGTAGTTTGAGTAAGGTCGAAAATTTTTACTTACGTAATACGGAAAGTAAAGAATTTGAACGAATGCTTAAATTTGGCCGTACAGAAGAAATTAAGCAGCTTTATAACCAACATCCTCCAACAGAAATGGAAGAATTGGTAGGCGCAAAATTTGTAAAATTATTTACAGATGTTAATCTAGAAGATGACGAGGTCATTTCAATTTTTGTATTTGACCGTTCAATCGAATAA
- a CDS encoding ABC transporter permease: protein MGALITVLKEHIKGFYLINRLAQFELKIANHNNYLGMAWELINPLIQILVYWFVFGFGIRTNAPVDGIPFIYWMLVGISMWFFINQGILDGTRSIVSKYNQVAKMNFPLSIIPTYTVTAKLYGHLVLLLIIFIFCIASGIYPTIHIIQLLLYVPFAYIFTCAVALVTSTLGVLIRDTQMLMQALMRVLFYASPILWVAQPGSIVQKILMLNPIYFIAEAYRAALLYHKWYFIEHWELALYNLFIVLFLFFVGSVLHMRYRDQFADFM, encoded by the coding sequence ATGGGAGCATTAATAACTGTTCTTAAAGAACATATTAAAGGTTTTTATTTAATTAATAGATTGGCTCAATTCGAATTGAAAATTGCCAATCATAATAACTATCTTGGAATGGCATGGGAGTTAATAAACCCGCTCATTCAAATTTTAGTTTATTGGTTTGTATTTGGATTTGGTATCCGCACGAATGCACCTGTAGACGGTATCCCATTCATTTATTGGATGCTTGTCGGTATCAGTATGTGGTTCTTTATCAACCAAGGTATTTTAGATGGAACGCGTTCGATTGTTTCAAAATATAACCAAGTTGCCAAAATGAATTTCCCGTTATCGATAATTCCAACTTATACGGTAACAGCGAAATTATATGGACACCTTGTTTTATTGTTAATTATTTTTATATTCTGTATAGCTTCAGGAATTTACCCGACTATTCATATTATTCAGTTGTTGTTGTATGTACCTTTTGCATATATTTTCACATGTGCAGTAGCGCTTGTGACTTCAACATTAGGGGTATTAATCCGTGATACGCAAATGTTGATGCAGGCATTAATGCGTGTGCTTTTTTACGCTTCACCTATCTTATGGGTAGCACAACCGGGTTCAATTGTACAAAAGATTTTAATGTTAAACCCAATTTATTTTATTGCAGAAGCATACCGTGCAGCATTGTTATATCATAAGTGGTATTTCATCGAGCATTGGGAACTCGCATTATACAATTTATTCATCGTCTTATTCTTGTTCTTTGTGGGCTCGGTTTTACACATGCGTTACAGAGACCAATTTGCAGACTTTATGTAA